From a region of the Triticum aestivum cultivar Chinese Spring chromosome 7D, IWGSC CS RefSeq v2.1, whole genome shotgun sequence genome:
- the LOC123171306 gene encoding uncharacterized protein has protein sequence MAVTKARKATKRSTPATADAGAGASSSMSMAPPPGPGGLSELQQPPPLPPGVYFNPTNAESIGFLNRWIAGDDKMPDARGFILHADMYDNDPYALQRLHPPASARAGEHTWWFLGESKFQSPCSAAENKRADRSVRTGGFWRVEQSKEELPEEGGLKNCFGFYYVPPPPAKKLKTPWLMQEFTSDMDRGAGRRGVPALHKLYVTPRPEGLREIYGEDGLTAGNKKPVPADYFAAAAALMPPGSVRGLRQEHVEPPQPQASELPPSPPPLLDYGDDDDGQNFMDGIMSSVGPLHYDDSQKGQNSMGAANVLGQYQQQHDEDGPEDNFSIPMDQFMKIFDKPAETEGEEPAWDSLPDIVDQDEFLKFNKDA, from the coding sequence ATGGCCGTCACGAAAGCGAGGAAAGCAACCAAGAGATCAACtcccgccaccgccgacgccggAGCCGGAGCCAGCAGCTCCATGTCCATGGCGCCTCCGCCCGGTCCCGGAGGGTTGAGCGAGCTCCAgcagccgccgccgttgcctcCCGGCGTCTACTTCAACCCGACGAACGCGGAGAGCATAGGGTTCCTCAACCGGTGGATCGCCGGCGACGACAAGATGCCCGACGCGCGGGGGTTCATCTTGCACGCCGACATGTACGACAACGACCCCTACGCGCTGCAGCGGCTGCACCCGCCGGCCAGCGCCCGCGCGGGCGAGCACACGTGGTGGTTCCTCGGCGAGAGCAAGTTCCAGAGCCCGTGCAGCGCGGCCGAGAACAAGCGCGCCGACCGCAGCGTCCGGACCGGCGGGTTCTGGCGGGTGGAGCAGAGCAAGGAGGAGCTTCCCGAAGAGGGCGGGCTCAAGAACTGCTTCGGGTTCTACTACGTCCCCCCGCCCCCGGCCAAGAAGCTCAAGACGCCGTGGCTCATGCAGGAGTTCACCAGCGACATGGACAGGGGCGCCGGCAGGAGGGGGGTGCCCGCGCTCCACAAGCTCTATGTCACGCCGCGCCCCGAGGGCCTGAGGGAAATCTACGGGGAGGACGGCCTGACGGCGGGGAACAAGAAGCCTGTCCCGGCAGACtatttcgccgccgccgccgcgctgatgCCGCCGGGGAGTGTCCGTGGTCTCCGGCAAGAACACGTTGAGCCGCCACAGCCACAGGCGTCGGAGCTGCCGCCTTCGCCCCCGCCCCTTCTTGAttacggcgacgacgacgacggccaaAACTTCATGGATGGCATAATGTCGTCGGTGGGTCCTCTTCACTACGACGACAGCCAGAAGGGGCAGAACTCCATGGGGGCAGCCAATGTTCTTGGTCAGTACCAGCAGCAGCATGATGAGGACGGGCCTGAGGATAATTTCAGTATCCCAATGGACCAATTCATGAAAATATTTGACAAGCCAGCGGAGACGGAGGGGGAAGAACCGGCGTGGGACTCTTTGCCGGACATAGTTGATCAGGATGAGTTCCTGAAATTCAACAAGGATGCTTAG